The following are encoded in a window of Gramella sp. MT6 genomic DNA:
- a CDS encoding cation-transporting P-type ATPase: MITDAHSIPVEKVLELLNSSSEKGLGDNVAANRIKSTGENILTRKKPKSILKIFVDQLLSPIIYILFAAMILAFLFSEVLEGIAILFVILITALIGFFMEWQAIRSIESLQKMVQTLSVVIRDGKEKTMPSRLLVPGDIILIKAGDVVPADARLIEQTRLSLKESMLTGESEPVQKGLDELPVNTRITDRKNMVFNGTIIARGNAKAVVIATGDKTAIGQISSLARETEHKRTPLEKKLNSLTHWLILFTLVLAVLIGLSGFLSSNDPVLMIKTGIALAVAAIPEGLPVVATITLARGMLKLSKKKVVIKKLEAVQTLGETNIICTDKTGTLTEDKMTVKKIIFKGSEVDATEIIDSKKCKDLNEDFGLDRFINVAVLCNSANTKHSNGSADAIDLALVEFAKNAGCNFSAIIKKYPEVHELPFDSNLKLMATVNREGDSFISCVKGAPESILKYCDKVLKNGQEEMIEDKNEWYSHADKMAEDGLRVLAFADKRTNQIPEEDTLLKDLILIGIAGFIDPPRNDIAQAIKTYHDAGIQVKMITGDHPGTSRKIAQEIGLVSREESNSQTILGSDYSKFENIEPNEEELLLKASVFARMLPEQKLHLVRFYQQHRGVVGMLGDGINDAPALQTADIGISMGIRGTEAAREVADVILMDDKFTALKQAIHQGRAIFENIRYFVIFLISCNLAEVISVAAASVINVPLPLLPLQILYLNLITDIFPALALGMGKGSKNIMRMRPRDADEPILTKKHWKATVLYGLSITLVVIGVVIYAHYRLNLSDIKVNNMAFYTLVMAQLFNVFNLPPARESFFINEVTANPWVWLSLLVSIFITSLGYFIPFLRETLSLTSMTLDQLIIIVVFAFASLVISQIFKRLGFVKV; the protein is encoded by the coding sequence ATGATAACAGATGCCCATTCTATTCCTGTAGAAAAAGTTTTAGAGCTTTTGAATTCCAGTTCAGAAAAAGGTCTGGGAGATAATGTAGCGGCAAATAGAATTAAATCTACTGGTGAAAACATACTTACCAGGAAAAAGCCAAAATCTATCCTAAAAATCTTCGTAGACCAGCTTCTGAGTCCTATAATTTATATCCTTTTCGCAGCCATGATCCTAGCTTTTCTTTTTAGTGAAGTTTTAGAAGGGATCGCTATTTTATTTGTGATACTTATCACGGCTTTGATAGGATTTTTTATGGAGTGGCAGGCCATTCGATCTATAGAATCCCTACAGAAAATGGTTCAGACATTATCTGTCGTCATCAGGGACGGTAAGGAAAAAACTATGCCTTCCAGGTTACTGGTGCCAGGTGATATTATTTTGATTAAAGCCGGTGATGTTGTACCTGCCGATGCCCGTTTAATAGAACAAACAAGACTTTCCTTAAAAGAATCTATGCTTACCGGTGAAAGTGAACCTGTACAAAAAGGCCTTGATGAACTTCCTGTGAATACGCGAATAACCGACCGGAAGAATATGGTATTTAACGGAACTATTATAGCTAGAGGAAATGCAAAAGCGGTAGTCATCGCGACCGGGGATAAGACTGCAATAGGACAAATTAGTTCCCTGGCAAGGGAAACAGAGCATAAACGAACACCACTTGAAAAAAAGCTAAATTCCTTAACTCACTGGCTTATCCTGTTCACCTTAGTTCTAGCAGTTTTAATAGGACTTTCAGGGTTTCTTAGTTCCAATGATCCTGTTTTAATGATAAAGACAGGGATCGCTCTTGCCGTAGCGGCAATTCCTGAAGGTCTTCCGGTGGTTGCTACTATTACCCTGGCCAGGGGCATGCTGAAATTGTCTAAGAAGAAAGTAGTGATTAAAAAACTGGAAGCTGTGCAAACCCTTGGAGAGACTAACATTATTTGCACAGACAAAACCGGAACTCTTACTGAAGATAAAATGACCGTTAAAAAGATCATTTTTAAAGGTTCAGAAGTTGATGCTACTGAAATAATCGACAGTAAAAAATGTAAGGATCTAAACGAAGATTTCGGTCTCGATCGATTTATAAATGTGGCAGTCCTGTGTAATAGTGCAAATACTAAACACTCCAATGGAAGTGCAGATGCCATTGATCTCGCCTTAGTGGAATTCGCAAAGAATGCAGGCTGTAATTTTAGTGCTATTATTAAAAAATATCCCGAGGTTCATGAGCTTCCTTTTGATTCAAATCTTAAACTAATGGCCACGGTGAATAGGGAAGGTGACAGTTTTATTAGCTGCGTTAAAGGAGCTCCTGAAAGTATTCTGAAATATTGCGATAAGGTTCTGAAAAATGGACAGGAGGAAATGATTGAAGATAAAAATGAATGGTATTCTCATGCAGATAAAATGGCAGAGGATGGGTTAAGGGTGTTAGCTTTTGCAGATAAAAGAACTAACCAAATTCCTGAAGAAGACACTTTATTAAAGGATCTCATTTTAATAGGAATTGCCGGCTTCATTGATCCTCCCAGAAATGATATTGCCCAGGCAATTAAAACTTACCATGATGCCGGAATTCAGGTAAAGATGATTACCGGAGATCACCCTGGAACTTCAAGAAAAATAGCCCAGGAAATAGGTTTGGTAAGTAGGGAGGAATCAAATTCACAAACGATTCTGGGATCTGATTATTCCAAATTTGAAAATATAGAGCCAAATGAGGAGGAGCTCTTACTGAAAGCTTCTGTTTTTGCCAGAATGCTTCCGGAGCAAAAATTACACCTGGTGAGGTTCTATCAGCAACATCGTGGAGTAGTGGGTATGCTAGGAGATGGCATCAATGATGCCCCTGCATTACAAACCGCTGACATTGGTATTTCAATGGGTATTCGCGGTACCGAAGCCGCCAGGGAGGTAGCTGATGTTATTTTAATGGATGATAAATTCACCGCTCTTAAACAGGCTATTCATCAGGGCAGGGCAATTTTTGAGAATATCAGGTATTTCGTTATTTTTTTAATCTCATGTAATCTGGCTGAGGTAATTTCAGTAGCAGCAGCATCTGTAATTAATGTACCATTGCCGTTACTTCCTCTGCAAATTCTTTATTTAAACCTTATCACAGATATCTTTCCAGCGCTTGCACTTGGAATGGGTAAGGGGAGTAAAAACATTATGAGAATGCGGCCAAGGGATGCAGATGAACCAATATTAACCAAAAAGCATTGGAAGGCCACTGTGCTTTATGGTTTATCCATAACCCTTGTAGTAATTGGTGTTGTAATCTACGCTCATTACCGCTTAAATTTATCTGATATCAAAGTGAATAATATGGCTTTCTACACCTTGGTTATGGCGCAATTGTTTAATGTCTTCAATTTACCACCGGCCAGGGAATCATTTTTCATTAACGAGGTAACTGCTAATCCCTGGGTCTGGCTTTCTTTATTAGTTTCGATTTTTATTACCTCCCTGGGATATTTTATACCCTTTCTTAGAGAAACCCTGTCTTTAACAAGTATGACCTTAGACCAATTAATTATAATCGTGGTTTTTGCATTTGCGTCGCTGGTTATCTCACAGATCTTTAAGCGTCTGGGATTCGTGAAAGTTTAG